A window from Vulcanimicrobium alpinum encodes these proteins:
- a CDS encoding divalent metal cation transporter, which produces MRAGRTAAYPLGIRGAGCSTRISPRISSSSQPPSRCTSAASPTSPPPPRPRARFVRWRGRFASTLFAGGILGVGLIGVPVLAGSAAYALSEAIGWKEVLERKATGARGFYGVLSVSVLYGLVVQYSPISPMKALFWSAVIDGVVAVRSWS; this is translated from the coding sequence GTGCGCGCCGGCCGAACTGCGGCCTATCCGCTGGGGATACGTGGAGCGGGATGTTCTACTCGGATATCTCCGCGTATTTCATCATCCTCGCAACCGCCGTCACGTTGCACGTCGGCGGCATCTCCGACATCACCACCCCCGCCCAGGCCGCGAGCGCGCTTCGTCCGCTGGCGCGGCAGGTTCGCCTCGACGCTATTCGCCGGCGGTATTCTCGGCGTCGGGCTGATCGGCGTCCCGGTGCTGGCAGGTTCGGCTGCCTATGCGCTCTCGGAGGCGATCGGCTGGAAAGAAGTTCTCGAGCGGAAAGCGACGGGCGCGCGCGGGTTTTACGGTGTCCTCTCCGTCAGCGTGCTTTATGGTTTGGTGGTTCAGTACTCGCCGATCAGTCCGATGAAAGCGCTATTCTGGAGCGCCGTGATCGACGGCGTGGTCGCCGTCCGCTCATGGTCGTGA
- a CDS encoding phytanoyl-CoA dioxygenase family protein: MYINYRDSATFLVMLDEATEMGGCLCFVPGSHKHGVLPAAKDQTTTSYPQWAVEKEPMRAFLRANPAPVAITGGPGTAVLFHCNIVHGSGHNLSANDRWHVYVAYNPSANQPDPIPPHPRPDYVVSRNYAPLEIGADYRLDAPMPA; the protein is encoded by the coding sequence ATTTACATCAATTATAGGGACTCTGCCACGTTCCTGGTGATGCTTGACGAAGCGACGGAGATGGGCGGCTGTCTCTGCTTCGTCCCGGGCTCGCACAAACACGGCGTGCTGCCGGCGGCGAAGGACCAGACGACGACGTCGTACCCGCAGTGGGCGGTGGAGAAGGAGCCGATGCGCGCGTTCTTGCGCGCCAACCCCGCGCCCGTCGCAATCACCGGTGGACCGGGAACGGCGGTGCTCTTTCACTGCAACATCGTGCACGGGTCTGGTCACAACCTCTCCGCCAACGACCGCTGGCACGTCTACGTCGCCTATAACCCCAGCGCGAATCAACCCGATCCGATCCCGCCGCACCCGCGCCCGGATTACGTCGTTTCACGGAACTACGCGCCGCTCGAGATCGGGGCCGATTATCGCCTCGATGCACCGATGCCGGCGTAG
- a CDS encoding haloacid dehalogenase type II, which produces MHIAAVCFDLYGTLLDIGGMASSFAAAGVPDAPAFVGDWRRKQLEYAFLSSLAQAYRDFDDVSALALEFVSEQRGVALDVATRATLLQTVRLMPPHPDAVPALTRLRGRTMPLAVLTNGVPASARDALRHAGLLPLLDDVLCVDAVRAYKPDPRVYALATARFACTPREIVFVSSNAWDAWGASHFGFRVAWCNRSRATPERLTPAPEIALAGLHDLEAFVTAP; this is translated from the coding sequence TTGCACATCGCCGCCGTCTGCTTCGATCTGTACGGTACGCTGCTCGACATCGGGGGGATGGCCTCGTCGTTCGCGGCGGCCGGCGTTCCCGATGCGCCGGCGTTCGTCGGCGACTGGCGCCGCAAGCAGTTGGAATATGCGTTTCTCTCCTCGCTCGCGCAGGCGTACCGTGATTTCGACGACGTCAGCGCGCTCGCGCTGGAGTTCGTCTCCGAGCAGCGCGGCGTCGCGCTCGACGTTGCGACACGCGCGACATTGCTGCAGACGGTCCGTTTGATGCCGCCGCATCCCGACGCCGTTCCCGCACTGACGCGCCTGCGCGGACGGACCATGCCGCTCGCGGTACTGACGAACGGCGTCCCCGCCAGCGCCCGCGACGCGCTGCGGCACGCCGGGCTGCTCCCGCTGCTCGACGACGTGCTCTGCGTCGACGCGGTGCGCGCGTACAAGCCCGATCCGCGTGTCTACGCGCTCGCGACGGCGCGCTTCGCTTGCACGCCGCGTGAGATCGTCTTCGTCTCGTCGAACGCGTGGGACGCGTGGGGCGCGTCGCACTTCGGCTTTCGCGTCGCGTGGTGCAACCGCAGCCGCGCTACGCCGGAACGGCTCACGCCGGCGCCGGAGATCGCGCTCGCCGGGCTGCACGACTTGGAAGCGTTCGTCACGGCGCCGTAA
- a CDS encoding YqeG family HAD IIIA-type phosphatase → MERFRADHHAQTLPDVSLDELAALGIRGIVVDLDNTVCEYRRPELAPGVADWVRTAQQRGFALVLVSNNFTERVGSVGAQLGIPVVPNALKPLPFAFVRALRLLGTPRGATIVIGDQLFTDVLGAKLVGLRTLLTQPLDARDFPLTRVLRFLERTIAGRT, encoded by the coding sequence GTGGAGAGGTTCCGCGCCGACCATCACGCCCAGACGCTGCCCGACGTCTCCCTCGACGAACTCGCGGCGCTCGGGATCCGCGGCATCGTCGTCGACCTCGACAACACCGTCTGCGAGTACCGCCGGCCGGAACTTGCACCCGGGGTCGCGGACTGGGTGCGAACGGCGCAGCAGCGCGGCTTCGCGCTCGTTCTCGTGTCGAATAATTTCACCGAACGCGTCGGGTCGGTCGGCGCGCAGCTCGGCATCCCGGTGGTGCCGAACGCGCTCAAACCGCTGCCGTTCGCGTTCGTGCGCGCGCTCCGTCTGCTCGGCACGCCGCGCGGCGCGACGATCGTGATCGGCGACCAGCTCTTCACCGACGTGCTCGGGGCGAAGTTGGTCGGACTGCGCACGCTGCTCACGCAGCCGCTGGATGCGCGCGACTTTCCGCTCACGCGCGTTCTGCGATTCCTCGAACGCACCATCGCCGGGAGAACCTGA
- a CDS encoding SpoIIE family protein phosphatase, which translates to MGAVLDAADRALREEYPHFIVTAFMAMIDDEGVKTYANAGHPRPLMRLLDGSVPELAGGGLPLGLRTRGDEQYPTAELIAGSVLVCVTDGLMEAACDYELGEARLRAILADRTFDTAEDPAALIAAPSSTARYVTTSQS; encoded by the coding sequence CTGGGAGCAGTGCTCGATGCAGCGGATCGCGCGCTGCGCGAAGAGTACCCGCACTTCATCGTTACGGCGTTCATGGCCATGATCGACGATGAAGGCGTGAAGACCTACGCCAATGCGGGACACCCCCGGCCGCTGATGCGCCTGCTCGACGGCAGCGTCCCCGAGCTCGCGGGCGGCGGGTTGCCGCTCGGGCTGCGTACGCGAGGAGACGAACAATACCCAACTGCCGAACTCATAGCAGGTTCGGTGCTCGTGTGCGTCACGGACGGCTTGATGGAGGCAGCCTGCGACTACGAACTCGGAGAAGCGCGACTCCGCGCAATCCTCGCCGATCGCACGTTCGACACGGCCGAAGACCCCGCCGCCCTGATCGCTGCTCCGTCCTCGACGGCGAGATACGTGACGACGTCGCAATCATGA
- a CDS encoding adenosylcobalamin-dependent ribonucleoside-diphosphate reductase, translating to MKFSRTYSAPGDPYAGLSFDARTSRIANPDGKVVFELKDAQIPSGWSQVATDIIAQKYFRKAGIPDTLLKVPEDGVPKWLWRSEPAPGAKFGPETDARQVFHRLAGCWTYWGFKHGYFDDEFQARTYYEEMCAMLARQIGAPNSPQWFNTGLHWAYGIAGPAQGHWYVDPKTGDLAQSTSAYEHASAHACFIQSVRDDLVNEGGIMDLWVREARIFKHGAGTGSDFSNIRAEGERLSGGGTSSGLMSFLRVGDRAAGAIKSGGTTRRAAKMVVLKLDHPDIEDFITWKVTEEQKVSDLVAGSITCEKHLNAILRAAYDETIPESARLDPALNPALRSAIRASLSAGIPQGNVQYALDFARQGYRELVIETYDTNWDSKAYGTVSGQNSNNSIRIPNEFFARLDAGQTWDLTSRTNGTVMKSVPAADLWERIAVAAWQCADPGVQYDTTINEWHTCAVDGRINASNPCSEYLFLDDTGCNLASLNLVTFLAENGHFDAKRFAEACRIWTFTLEITVLMAQYPSREIAKRSFEYRTLGLGYANMGTLLMRLGLPYDSNEGFGWCAAISSLMTGAAYKTSAEIARELGAFAAYDRNQESMGRVLRNHRRAAYAAPNEEYEELTVTPTTHQPTLFTQETWALARSTWDNALAIGEVAGYRNAQVTVIAPTGCLVGETLVATDRGFVRLDRLGNVDGDQWQDVDFRVLTDDGEQKATKFYINGVERTRKITTANGYVIQGTPAHRVKVVDPASGDLVWKRFGDIGSDDVVALSMGALVGAPHSVALPPLGEEYWTADYTTRVPRTVTAELAEIVGYFMGDGSLHSEGLRFCVAAADHDVLEHLSARIRTLFAIEPLVSDKGGYFELAANSVALTMWWEACGFAKLPSTADHRGKGYVPRIPDAILATNDPVIYAAFLRGLYEAAGTVTNGAACWSTVNRTFSEDVKAVLLGLGIPTSTKIDTTGWGQSDRYVLRVRNAAYAQTFAERIGFLGSRKQQATVVSTAVQGTHGDAVSLPDDLVRSLVPTSNELYSRVQLYRHPNDGAISRASATALLEQTEHPQVTAALNFFYDRVASNEDGGERLTYDLSVPANVTYVANGFISHNTIGLVMDCDTTGIEPDFALVKFKKLAGGGYFKIVNQSVEPALRRLGYNNDQIAAIETFAKGTNTLEGAPHVNRATLKARGFDDDALTRVEAGLPGAFDIGFVFNQHVLGLEFCKQNLGMTDQQLADWNHSILRDTLGFTNAQIEEASDVICGRMTLEGAPFLKDEHLPVFDCATPCGKHGARFIRPLAHVDMMAAAQPFVSGAISKTINLPQSATIADVKEAYRYSWERMVKAVALYRDGSKLSQPLAASYDIGGGDDLDQPQTTGYDGPVRVAERVVYRYIAKRRRMPDRRGGYTQKAVIGGHKVYLRTGEYNDQSLGEIFIDMHKEGAAFRSLMNNFAIAVSLGLQHGVPLEEYVDAFTFTRFEPNGPVVGHENIKMATSILDYIFRELAVSYLGRYDLAQVQPSQAVDAMGPEPEYVGEEEMEVRTYTQPKAIAPAATPPPATPVTRTPEPVGVVLVTPTVSGTAKGQIVAAKAREAIAKGYSGDACTQCGQFTLVRNGTCLKCDSCGTTSGCS from the coding sequence ATGAAGTTCTCGCGCACCTACTCCGCTCCCGGCGATCCCTACGCCGGTCTGTCCTTCGATGCGCGCACCTCGCGCATCGCCAACCCCGACGGCAAAGTGGTCTTCGAGCTCAAGGACGCGCAAATCCCGAGCGGCTGGTCCCAGGTCGCGACCGACATCATCGCCCAGAAATACTTCCGCAAGGCCGGCATCCCCGACACGCTCCTCAAGGTCCCCGAGGACGGCGTCCCCAAGTGGCTCTGGCGCTCGGAGCCCGCGCCCGGCGCGAAATTCGGTCCCGAAACCGACGCTCGCCAGGTCTTCCACCGCCTCGCCGGCTGCTGGACGTACTGGGGCTTCAAGCACGGCTACTTCGACGACGAGTTCCAGGCCCGCACGTATTACGAGGAGATGTGCGCGATGCTGGCGCGCCAGATCGGCGCCCCCAACTCACCGCAGTGGTTCAACACCGGCCTGCACTGGGCGTACGGCATCGCCGGCCCCGCACAAGGGCACTGGTACGTCGATCCCAAGACCGGCGACCTCGCGCAGTCGACGTCCGCGTACGAGCATGCGTCCGCACACGCGTGCTTCATCCAATCGGTGCGGGACGATCTCGTCAACGAGGGCGGCATCATGGACTTGTGGGTCCGTGAGGCACGCATTTTCAAGCATGGCGCGGGCACCGGCTCCGACTTCTCCAACATCCGTGCGGAGGGCGAGCGCCTCTCCGGCGGCGGCACGAGTTCCGGCCTCATGTCGTTCTTGCGTGTCGGCGATCGCGCTGCGGGTGCGATCAAGAGCGGCGGAACGACGCGACGTGCTGCCAAGATGGTCGTGCTGAAACTCGACCACCCCGACATCGAAGATTTCATCACGTGGAAAGTGACGGAGGAGCAAAAGGTCTCCGATCTCGTCGCCGGCTCCATCACCTGTGAGAAGCATCTCAATGCGATCCTCCGAGCAGCGTATGACGAAACGATTCCGGAATCGGCACGACTCGACCCCGCGCTGAACCCTGCGCTGCGTTCTGCGATCCGTGCATCGCTCTCCGCTGGTATTCCGCAAGGAAACGTCCAGTACGCGCTCGATTTTGCTCGTCAGGGCTATCGGGAATTGGTAATCGAGACCTACGACACGAATTGGGATTCCAAGGCGTATGGGACGGTCTCCGGCCAAAATTCGAACAACTCTATTCGAATTCCGAACGAGTTCTTCGCCCGACTCGATGCAGGTCAGACCTGGGATCTCACATCGCGCACGAACGGCACGGTGATGAAGTCCGTGCCTGCAGCAGACCTGTGGGAACGAATCGCCGTTGCAGCATGGCAATGCGCCGATCCTGGGGTGCAGTACGACACCACGATCAACGAATGGCATACCTGCGCAGTCGACGGACGCATCAACGCCAGCAATCCGTGCAGCGAATACCTTTTCCTCGATGATACCGGGTGCAACCTAGCAAGTCTGAACCTCGTCACGTTTCTCGCAGAAAATGGGCATTTCGACGCGAAGCGCTTTGCGGAAGCCTGCCGTATCTGGACGTTCACCCTCGAGATCACCGTGCTGATGGCGCAATATCCGTCACGCGAGATCGCCAAACGTTCGTTCGAGTACCGCACGCTCGGCCTCGGTTATGCGAATATGGGCACCTTGCTGATGCGCCTGGGGCTGCCGTATGATTCGAACGAAGGATTCGGCTGGTGCGCCGCCATCTCGTCGTTGATGACGGGTGCTGCGTACAAGACGTCCGCGGAGATCGCGCGCGAACTGGGCGCCTTTGCTGCGTACGATCGCAATCAAGAATCGATGGGGCGCGTTCTCCGAAATCATCGTCGAGCAGCGTATGCGGCGCCGAACGAAGAGTACGAGGAGCTCACGGTAACGCCCACGACGCATCAGCCGACGCTGTTCACTCAAGAGACGTGGGCCCTCGCACGTTCGACGTGGGACAACGCGCTGGCCATCGGCGAAGTCGCGGGTTACCGCAACGCCCAAGTGACGGTCATCGCGCCGACGGGGTGCCTCGTTGGGGAAACGCTCGTCGCCACCGACCGCGGTTTTGTGCGCCTCGATCGGCTGGGCAATGTCGACGGCGATCAGTGGCAAGACGTCGACTTCCGCGTCCTTACCGACGATGGCGAACAGAAAGCGACGAAATTCTATATCAACGGCGTGGAACGCACGCGCAAGATCACGACGGCAAACGGCTATGTCATCCAGGGCACGCCGGCACATCGCGTCAAGGTCGTCGACCCGGCGAGCGGAGATCTCGTCTGGAAGCGTTTCGGTGATATCGGCTCCGACGATGTCGTCGCGCTTTCGATGGGAGCGCTCGTCGGAGCACCCCACAGCGTTGCACTCCCGCCGCTTGGCGAAGAATACTGGACGGCCGATTACACAACGCGCGTCCCGCGTACGGTCACCGCCGAACTCGCGGAAATCGTCGGCTACTTCATGGGCGACGGGTCGCTGCATTCGGAAGGTCTGCGGTTTTGCGTCGCCGCGGCCGACCACGACGTGCTCGAGCATCTCTCGGCGCGTATCCGGACGTTGTTCGCGATCGAACCGCTGGTAAGCGATAAGGGCGGGTACTTCGAGCTTGCTGCAAATTCCGTCGCCTTAACGATGTGGTGGGAAGCTTGCGGCTTTGCGAAGCTTCCTTCAACCGCCGATCATCGAGGGAAGGGCTATGTGCCCCGCATTCCCGATGCTATTCTGGCCACCAATGATCCAGTGATCTACGCTGCGTTTCTGCGCGGTCTCTACGAAGCCGCCGGAACAGTGACCAACGGCGCGGCCTGCTGGTCGACGGTCAACCGCACGTTCTCGGAAGACGTGAAGGCGGTTCTGTTGGGTCTGGGTATTCCGACGAGCACGAAGATTGACACGACGGGTTGGGGACAGAGCGATCGGTACGTTCTGCGCGTGCGCAACGCGGCATACGCTCAGACGTTTGCGGAGCGGATCGGCTTCTTGGGAAGCCGAAAACAGCAAGCGACCGTCGTATCGACGGCAGTCCAAGGCACCCACGGAGACGCGGTTTCCCTTCCCGACGATCTCGTCCGCTCTCTCGTGCCGACCTCTAACGAACTGTATTCGCGCGTGCAGTTATACCGCCATCCGAACGATGGTGCGATCAGCCGCGCCTCGGCCACCGCGCTTCTCGAGCAAACGGAGCATCCCCAAGTCACCGCAGCGCTCAACTTCTTCTACGATCGCGTCGCATCGAACGAAGACGGCGGCGAGCGCCTGACGTACGATCTTTCCGTGCCTGCCAATGTCACGTACGTCGCGAACGGGTTCATCTCGCACAACACGATCGGCCTTGTCATGGACTGTGATACGACCGGGATCGAGCCGGATTTCGCGCTAGTGAAATTCAAAAAGCTCGCGGGTGGCGGCTACTTCAAAATTGTCAATCAATCCGTCGAGCCTGCGTTGCGCCGGTTGGGGTACAACAACGACCAGATCGCAGCCATCGAGACCTTCGCCAAAGGCACGAACACTCTTGAAGGTGCACCGCACGTCAATCGAGCGACGCTCAAAGCGCGCGGATTTGACGACGATGCGCTAACGCGCGTCGAGGCGGGCCTTCCTGGAGCGTTTGATATCGGCTTCGTGTTCAATCAGCACGTGCTCGGCCTGGAGTTCTGCAAACAGAACCTCGGCATGACCGATCAGCAGCTCGCCGATTGGAATCACTCGATCCTGCGCGATACACTTGGTTTCACGAACGCGCAGATCGAGGAAGCATCCGACGTCATCTGTGGCCGGATGACCCTCGAGGGTGCGCCGTTCCTCAAGGACGAGCACTTGCCGGTTTTCGACTGCGCGACCCCGTGCGGCAAACACGGAGCGCGATTCATTCGCCCCCTCGCGCACGTCGACATGATGGCGGCGGCGCAGCCGTTCGTTTCCGGTGCGATCTCCAAAACCATCAACCTTCCCCAGTCGGCGACGATCGCCGACGTCAAGGAAGCCTACCGCTATTCGTGGGAGCGGATGGTCAAGGCGGTCGCCCTTTACCGCGACGGCTCGAAGCTCTCGCAGCCGCTCGCCGCGAGCTATGACATCGGCGGCGGAGACGACCTCGATCAGCCGCAGACCACCGGCTACGACGGCCCGGTCCGCGTCGCCGAGCGCGTCGTCTACCGGTACATCGCCAAGCGCCGGCGGATGCCGGATCGCCGCGGCGGCTACACGCAAAAGGCGGTCATCGGCGGCCACAAAGTCTATCTGCGTACCGGCGAGTACAACGATCAGTCGCTCGGCGAGATCTTCATCGACATGCACAAGGAGGGCGCCGCCTTCCGCAGCCTGATGAACAATTTCGCGATCGCAGTGTCGCTCGGGCTGCAGCACGGCGTACCGCTCGAAGAATATGTGGACGCGTTCACGTTCACACGCTTCGAGCCGAACGGCCCGGTCGTCGGCCACGAGAACATCAAGATGGCGACGTCCATCCTCGACTACATCTTCCGCGAACTCGCCGTGAGCTATCTCGGCCGCTACGATCTCGCACAGGTGCAGCCGTCGCAAGCCGTAGACGCGATGGGCCCGGAACCCGAGTACGTCGGCGAAGAGGAAATGGAAGTCCGCACCTACACGCAACCGAAGGCGATCGCGCCGGCCGCAACGCCCCCCCCCGCGACGCCGGTCACGCGCACTCCTGAACCCGTCGGGGTCGTCTTGGTAACGCCCACCGTGTCCGGAACCGCGAAAGGTCAGATCGTCGCGGCGAAGGCACGCGAAGCGATTGCCAAAGGCTACAGCGGTGATGCCTGCACGCAGTGCGGTCAGTTCACGCTCGTACGGAACGGCACGTGCCTGAAGTGCGACAGTTGCGGAACGACCAGCGGTTGCTCGTAG
- a CDS encoding IS256 family transposase, protein MADYDLTLSRDAIPALLDQPAALGKLVEVILNQVLEAQMRDHLGAERYERCEEREGYRNGYRDRQLSTRVGSLVLRVPQTRDGSFSTDIFERYRRSEQAFVVGLMEMVVNGVSTRKVTRITEGLCGTSFSKSTVSRLTKALNEPVAGFLNRRLDAAYPFIIVDALFTKVRTDKSVVSKALLIASGIRADGYREILGLSIGDSESFATWNEFFCGLKARGLHGVDVAVSDNHSGLREAIAKQFVGATWQRCQFHVMKNLLDHAPKKERENVTAAARLIFLATDRKEAERRYAEFMARFVETAPKSCVCLEGAFEDMLAILPLPEKYRRRLRTSNMQERLNEEIRRREKVIRIFPNDAAAIRMVGALLSEQNDEWLGRAYFDMTEYFEWKATTVAKPAAVKRDRRAA, encoded by the coding sequence GTGGCCGATTACGATCTTACCCTATCCCGCGACGCGATTCCAGCTTTGCTTGATCAGCCGGCGGCGCTCGGCAAACTCGTCGAAGTGATTCTCAACCAAGTGCTCGAGGCACAGATGCGCGATCATCTGGGCGCCGAGCGGTACGAGCGCTGTGAAGAACGGGAGGGCTATCGAAATGGGTATCGCGATCGACAGCTCTCGACCCGCGTCGGCTCGCTGGTCCTGCGCGTGCCGCAGACGCGCGACGGCAGCTTCTCAACCGACATCTTCGAGCGTTATCGCCGCAGCGAACAAGCCTTCGTCGTGGGCCTGATGGAGATGGTCGTCAACGGCGTCTCGACGCGGAAGGTCACGCGGATAACCGAAGGCCTCTGCGGGACGTCGTTTTCGAAATCGACGGTAAGTCGCCTTACGAAGGCACTCAACGAACCGGTCGCGGGATTCTTGAATCGCCGGCTCGACGCAGCGTACCCATTCATCATCGTTGACGCGCTCTTCACGAAGGTGCGCACCGACAAGAGCGTCGTCAGCAAAGCGCTGCTCATCGCGAGCGGCATTCGTGCTGACGGATACCGCGAGATCCTTGGTCTTTCGATCGGCGATTCGGAGAGCTTTGCGACGTGGAACGAGTTCTTTTGCGGCCTCAAAGCACGCGGCTTGCACGGCGTCGACGTTGCCGTCTCCGACAATCACTCGGGCTTACGCGAGGCGATCGCCAAGCAATTCGTCGGCGCGACATGGCAGCGTTGCCAGTTCCACGTGATGAAGAACTTGCTCGATCACGCGCCCAAGAAAGAACGCGAAAACGTAACCGCTGCAGCTCGGCTGATCTTCCTCGCAACTGATCGCAAAGAGGCCGAGCGTCGATATGCGGAATTCATGGCCCGCTTCGTAGAAACGGCGCCCAAGTCGTGCGTGTGCTTGGAAGGAGCGTTCGAAGACATGCTTGCGATCTTGCCGCTGCCGGAGAAATATCGCCGGCGACTGCGCACGAGCAACATGCAAGAGCGGCTCAATGAAGAGATTCGTCGCCGGGAGAAAGTCATTCGCATCTTCCCAAACGACGCCGCGGCGATTCGCATGGTCGGCGCGCTACTCTCCGAGCAAAACGACGAATGGTTAGGCCGAGCCTACTTCGACATGACCGAATACTTCGAATGGAAAGCAACGACGGTGGCCAAGCCGGCCGCCGTAAAACGAGACAGACGAGCAGCCTAA
- a CDS encoding SDR family oxidoreductase has product MKILVTGATGYIGGRLVPELLAAGHDVRCFVRDPARLLDRFPGVEVVGGDVFDDDSVRAAMTGCDTAYYLVHSMSDDRHDFRQRDRDAARRFGAHARAAGLARIIYLGGLGEERPRRALSKHLRSRHEVGEELRAGGVPVIEFRAAIIVGSGSISFEMLRYLTERLPVMIAPKWVRTRCQPIAVRDVITYLVAALTLPPDRGRIVGIGGADVLPYCDMMLRYARLRGLARRIVVVPFFSPRLSSYWIHFVTPIPSPIARPLVEGLFNEVVVREPSARELFPAICPIGYDEAVRRALDRYASTGPATTWFDAFDVRALPGEFAGSEQGMLIDRRERVAHASATALFRVFTSLGGTKGWLYADWLWELRGVMDRMVGGIGTRRGRRSATELRVGDAVDFWRVEAYRPPSLLRLRAEMKLPGHAWLQFEAIANDDGTTSLRQTAFFDPRGILGFLYWYSVMPFHGFIFANLATRIVREAEASIERGRMVVAG; this is encoded by the coding sequence GTGAAGATCCTCGTCACCGGGGCGACCGGCTACATCGGCGGCCGGCTCGTCCCGGAACTGCTCGCCGCCGGACACGACGTCCGTTGCTTCGTCCGCGATCCGGCGCGTCTGCTCGATCGCTTTCCGGGCGTCGAAGTCGTCGGCGGCGATGTCTTCGACGACGATTCCGTACGTGCGGCGATGACGGGATGCGACACCGCGTACTATCTCGTCCACTCGATGTCCGATGATCGCCACGACTTCCGGCAGCGCGATCGCGACGCGGCGCGGCGGTTCGGCGCCCACGCGCGCGCCGCCGGTCTCGCGCGCATCATCTACCTGGGCGGGCTCGGCGAAGAGCGCCCGCGCCGCGCTCTCTCCAAGCACTTGCGCAGCCGTCACGAAGTCGGCGAAGAACTGCGCGCGGGCGGTGTTCCGGTCATCGAGTTCCGTGCGGCGATCATTGTCGGCTCCGGCAGCATCTCGTTCGAGATGCTGCGGTATCTCACCGAACGGCTTCCGGTCATGATCGCACCGAAATGGGTGCGCACGCGATGCCAGCCGATCGCCGTCCGGGACGTCATCACTTACCTCGTCGCGGCGCTCACCCTCCCGCCGGATCGCGGCCGCATCGTCGGGATCGGCGGCGCCGACGTCTTGCCGTACTGCGACATGATGCTCCGGTACGCGCGCTTGCGCGGCCTCGCGCGGCGCATCGTCGTCGTGCCGTTCTTCAGCCCGCGGCTCTCCTCGTACTGGATTCACTTCGTCACCCCGATCCCCTCGCCAATCGCGCGGCCGCTGGTCGAGGGTCTCTTCAACGAAGTCGTCGTACGCGAACCCTCAGCGCGCGAACTCTTCCCGGCGATCTGCCCTATCGGTTACGACGAAGCCGTCCGCCGCGCGCTCGATCGGTACGCCTCCACGGGCCCTGCCACGACCTGGTTCGACGCCTTCGACGTGCGGGCGCTGCCGGGCGAGTTCGCCGGCTCGGAGCAAGGGATGCTGATCGACCGCCGCGAGCGCGTCGCGCACGCGTCCGCGACGGCGCTCTTCCGCGTTTTCACCAGCCTCGGCGGCACGAAGGGATGGCTCTACGCCGACTGGCTGTGGGAACTGCGCGGAGTCATGGACCGCATGGTCGGGGGAATCGGCACGCGCCGGGGGAGGCGTTCGGCAACGGAGCTGCGCGTCGGCGACGCCGTCGATTTCTGGCGCGTCGAAGCCTACCGGCCGCCGTCGCTGCTGCGGCTGCGGGCCGAGATGAAGCTCCCCGGCCACGCGTGGCTGCAATTCGAAGCGATCGCCAACGACGACGGCACGACATCGCTGCGGCAGACCGCATTCTTCGATCCGCGCGGGATCCTCGGCTTTCTGTATTGGTACAGCGTGATGCCGTTCCACGGCTTCATCTTCGCGAATCTCGCGACGCGGATCGTGCGCGAAGCGGAAGCGTCCATCGAACGCGGACGGATGGTCGTCGCCGGCTAA